A stretch of the Conger conger chromosome 3, fConCon1.1, whole genome shotgun sequence genome encodes the following:
- the ch25hl1.1 gene encoding cholesterol 25-hydroxylase-like protein 1, member 1, which produces MWNSSSSVLLPPGSRALFLQPFWDHILLHHLALASSPFFPLLLAFSSYVLFSLPFAVLDLLGERTPSFHRYKIQKGRQPTTRMMAASFARAVYNHLVFVVPAIFISSLVAPPPPLPVSAPTVREVFTGSLGVLLVFDTQYYIWHLVHHRNRHLYRWVHALHHDYVAPFSWASEHLSVVELMTVGFWGNLDPILLHCHPLTAWAAAVISIWMSVEDHIGYDLPWSLSRLVPLGLFGGAPAHDMHHQKPNSNFAPFFCHWDRIFGTAARSEPETDKILRRKDNF; this is translated from the coding sequence ATGTGGAACTCCAGCTCAAGCGTACTGCTGCCTCCGGGGTCCCGGGCCCTGTTCCTGCAGCCCTTCTGGGACCACATCCTTCTCCACCACCTTGCCCTGGCCTCCTCTCCCTTCTTCCCCCTCCTGCTGGCCTTCTCCAGCTACGTCCTCTTCAGCCTACCCTTCGCCGTGCTGGACCTCCTGGGCGAGAGGACGCCCTCGTTCCACCGCTACAAGATCCAGAAGGGCCGGCAGCCCACGACACGGATGATGGCGGCCAGCTTCGCCCGGGCGGTCTACAACCACCTGGTTTTCGTTGTGCCTGCCATCTTCATCAGCAGCCTGGTGGCACCTCCGCCCCCTCTGCCTGTCTCAGCCCCCACGGTCAGGGAGGTCTTCACCGGCTCGCTGGGGGTCCTCCTGGTCTTCGACACCCAGTACTACATCTGGCACCTGGTGCACCACAGGAACCGTCACCTGTACAGGTGGGTGCATGCTCTACACCACGACTACGTGGCTCCTTTCTCCTGGGCCTCCGAACATCTGAGCGTGGTGGAGCTGATGACCGTGGGATTCTGGGGCAACCTGGACCCCATCCTGCTGCACTGCCACCCCCTCACTGCCTGGGCCGCCGCTGTCATTAGCATCTGGATGTCTGTGGAGGACCACATCGGCTACGACCTGCCGTGGAGCCTCAGCCGTCTGGTGCCCCTGGGCCTGTTTGGGGGAGCGCCAGCCCACGACATGCACCACCAGAAACCCAACAGCAACTTCGCTCCATTCTTCTGCCACTGGGACAGGATCTTTGGCACGGCTGCCAGGTCAGAGCCAGAGACGGACAAAATCCTCAGGAGAAAGGACAACTTTTAA